ataaggaaattataaatttacaattacctatactacaaatttaattttctaacacTGCACATTTTGATCTTTTAAAGCTTTGGATTTATctaataatactttattcatattgtttaaCCGTATAAAGGTTCTGACTAAACATTTTACCACTTCAACTGGTACTCTaacgttatttttcatttttttcagcaCATTATCTGTGACATTTTTCATAACATGTGGTTCCTTACTTAAACCATTATTTGTATGgtattcattaaaaacaaattcaaccACCTTTGCTGTGACCATCAAATCATCAGAGAGAATAATAAGATTTCCTCTAGAAATAGTTTCAGTCCAATTTAAATCTAAACCATCATCGCTGTTAATTTTCTTTAGGTATGGATATTTAGTGATGAACTTTCTTGCTACTGCACCTGTCACATACTCCAAGCAATCATTTTTGAGCTCTGTCATTTTATTACTACTGGtcaaatataattgtacatcagtattaatgtaatatatactttttattatattcaatagtataaaaaaaccaTACTTGAATCTCCATATATTCTAGTAAATCCATATCACAGTCTGGTAAATTTATATCAAACGCTACTCCAATGTCTGATTCTACTGTAGCCAACTCTTTATCATTAATGGTCTCATTTATGTCATGATTCTCGGACTgaagtatttttgatttttttaaggtATCTGCAGATAAACATTCAATCAAACATTCCTCATTCGAATCTTTAGGTATTGCTGTATTAGTGTACTAGACAGTGTCTCAgtaacaactattttttttgcgtatatgttaaatttattgaatttacccattacctatttattgaaatgttcagcatatttaaatcaaaaacaattagcgctaagaaaaataataatgatgcaCCAAAAAACCAATCATCAATGAAAGTCTTACCAGATATACAAACAATTGAGGTAATACGATTTAcgtaattacctatttattaattataggataattattatttgatatttctgtttaaatttcattttaaattttaattattgaactgCAGGTTCTTGGTTATAATCAAAAACAAGTTTCTGAATCAACAAAATGAGAAAGTGAGATAAgcactttaaatattaattcaaaaattattaaagatagTAATAATGTAAGCGATTTGGAAAACAAAGAAACTGGTCCTGTAAAACAGATTTTAGATGTGAgttgtaataatttaccaatattctattaattaagaccataatgtttgtaattataaaataaaaatagaggtatttgttaagtatttaatatctgattaaaatactttaagttcactattttttacattacctatacagaatattttttttaaaacccaaatcaaaaactttaaagcctattattttgtatggagATTTAtctttaatgtaggtacctatattatattattataatacagtaactACCTACTAACTATACAGAAATTACccatgttgtattattattacaaattattaattactatattctattatatttaggcTTATCCTATGACAGTAGCTGGAAAACAAAACAGATCTTTTagtgcaaaatatttaaaagaatactCTTGGCTCGAGTACAGCTTAGAAAAAAATGCTGCATTTTGTTTTTGCTGCCGAAATTTTGGTTGCGGTGATGTTGataaagtatttacaaaaactgGCTTTACAAATTGGAAAAAggtattaacaaattaaatatgcaGCTGTATTttagttctaaaaatatattatatatagacaacAAACATATAAATGTAAACTGATGTAGTGATGTGTATTGTGAATCTAGTGAATCTAGTAtctaataacttttaattttttaattaacaaatatttttaataattgtatttatcaatTAGATGGGAGGTGcaaattcaaacatttcaaaactaAAAGCACATGCTGCTACTAAAGAGcatatgttaaatatttctaGAATGTCAGGTTACAAGAATAGTGTGGTTGCTGGATGTGTTAGTTCTCAAATATCAATTGCTCATCAacaatttgttgaaaataataggaattatttaaaaaaacttattaacaTTGCACTGTTTTTGTCTCGCCAAGGGATTGCGTTTCGTGGACACAAAGAAGACACAAACTCACCTAAtcaaggtacctacctaattaatacaaatatctatcatataaattataaaaactgacTTTTTccttttgatttttaatgttttatttgtaatactGGTATTTAggaaattttattgaaatgtgtaaattattttccaaccACAATCcagagtttaaaatattatttaactgttcaataaattaaactagtcCGTTAATATAAAACGAACTTATTAGCTTATGTGCGAATAATGTTcaaaggtaattaaaatattaatacagactatacaatttataaatttatttataaataaagaatgtataataataatgaagtaaTTTTTCAAAGGTGGCATAAGCAAGAGCACATGTCTATCTGTATTAGATACACAAAAGATTTTGAAATTCTTGAACGTTTTCTGGGCTTTGTAAATGTATCACAGAGCCAAACTGCTGCTtcattattaagttttattttatctttcttGAAAGAATTAAACTT
The DNA window shown above is from Acyrthosiphon pisum isolate AL4f unplaced genomic scaffold, pea_aphid_22Mar2018_4r6ur Scaffold_20960;HRSCAF=22641, whole genome shotgun sequence and carries:
- the LOC103311839 gene encoding uncharacterized protein LOC103311839, coding for MKVLPDIQTIEAYPMTVAGKQNRSFSAKYLKEYSWLEYSLEKNAAFCFCCRNFGCGDVDKVFTKTGFTNWKKMGGANSNISKLKAHAATKEHMLNISRMSGYKNSVVAGCVSSQISIAHQQFVENNRNYLKKLINIALFLSRQGIAFRGHKEDTNSPNQGNFIEMCKLFSNHNPEWHKQEHMSICIRYTKDFEILERFLGFVNVSQSQTAASLLSFILSFLKELNLDNIPIVAQSYDGASVMSGCRGGVRTLLKNKNVFNALEAIYIHFSMPTMNKKLQDMQVKLKMNLVTLSSISDTRWVCRHKNCKVVIENFKLIVDVLQEEVEENNDRDVSRAIGILAMMLK